In Zea mays cultivar B73 chromosome 7, Zm-B73-REFERENCE-NAM-5.0, whole genome shotgun sequence, the following proteins share a genomic window:
- the LOC100281459 gene encoding probable indole-3-pyruvate monooxygenase YUCCA9 isoform X1 codes for MEAADASSAPPPAEGRVVWVNGPIVVGAGPGGLSVAACLRARGVPCVVLDRADCIASLWQRRTYDRLRLHLPRQFCELPGMPFPDHYPEYPTKRQFVDYLQAYAERAGVQPRFNQAVTSARYDRAAGLWRVRAADALADDDVASAASTEYIGRWLVVATGENAERIVPEFDGAQDFAGPVSHVSEYKCGEAYRGKRVLVVGCGNSGMEVCLDLCDHNALPSMVVRDAKVHVLPREMFGVATFSVAVFLLRFLPLWLVDAVLVLLARLFLGDLEKLGIRRPAGGPLELKNARGRTPVLDIGALARIRSGHIQVVPGIKRFFRGGAELVDGRRVAADAVILATGYHSNVPQWLKGSDFFTQEGYPRVPFPHGWKGESGLYSVGFTRRGLSGVSSDAVKVAQDIAVEWEKQTSTR; via the exons ATGGAGGCAGCAGACGCATCGTCAGCGCCGCCGCCTGCGGAAGGCCGGGTGGTGTGGGTGAACGGGCCCATCGTGGTGGGCGCGGGGCCGGGGGGCCTGTCGGTGGCGGCGTGCCTGCGGGCGCGCGGTGTTCCGTGCGTGGTGCTCGACCGCGCCGACTGCATCGCGTCGCTCTGGCAGCGCCGCACCTACGACCGCCTCCGCCTGCACCTGCCGCGCCAGTTCTGCGAGCTCCCCGGGATGCCCTTCCCCGACCACTACCCGGAGTACCCCACCAAGCGCCAGTTCGTCGACTACCTCCAGGCCTACGCCGAGCGCGCGGGCGTCCAGCCGCGCTTCAACCAGGCCGTCACGTCCGCGCGCTACGACCGGGCCGCGGGGCTCTGGCGCGTGCGCGCCGCCGACGCTCTCGCCGACGACGACGTCGCCAGCGCCGCCTCCACCGAGTACATCGGCCGCTGGCTCGTCGTCGCCACGGGCGAGAACGCCGAGCGCATCGTGCCCGAGTTCGACGGCGCCCAGGACTTCGCCGGCCCCGTCTCCCACGTCTCCGAGTACAAGTGCGGCGAGGCGTACCGCGGCAAGCGCGTGCTCGTCGTCGGCTGCGGAAACTCCGGCATGGAGGTCTGCCTCGACCTCTGCGACCACAATGCCCTCCCGTCCATGGTCGTCAGGGACGCG AAGGTGCACGTCCTGCCCCGGGAGATGTTCGGCGTCGCCACCTTCTCCGTCGCCGTCTtcctgctccgcttcctgccgctCTGGCTGGTGGACGCCGTCCTCGTCCTGCTCGCGCGCCTCTTCCTCGGCGACCTGGAGAAGCTCGGCATCCGGCGCCCCGCCGGGGGCCCTCTCGAGCTCAAGAACGCCAGGGGCAGGACCCCCGTGCTGGACATCGGCGCCCTCGCCAGGATCCGCTCCGGCCACATACAGGTCGTGCCGGGCATCAAGAGGTTCTTCCGTGGCGGCGCCGAGCTCGTCGACGGCCGCCGCGTCGCTGCGGACGCGGTCATACTCGCCACCGGCTACCACAGCAACGTCCCTCAGTGGCTCAAG GGAAGTGATTTCTTCACGCAGGAAGGGTACCCAAGGGTGCCGTTCCCACACGGCTGGAAGGGGGAGTCCGGGCTCTACTCTGTTGGCTTCACCAGGAGAGGCCTCTCCGGCGTTTCCTCCGACGCTGTGAAGGTTGCGCAGGACATCGCCGTGGAATGGGAGAAGCAAACCTCCACAAGATGA
- the LOC100281459 gene encoding Probable indole-3-pyruvate monooxygenase YUCCA9, producing MEAADASSAPPPAEGRVVWVNGPIVVGAGPGGLSVAACLRARGVPCVVLDRADCIASLWQRRTYDRLRLHLPRQFCELPGMPFPDHYPEYPTKRQFVDYLQAYAERAGVQPRFNQAVTSARYDRAAGLWRVRAADALADDDVASAASTEYIGRWLVVATGENAERIVPEFDGAQDFAGPVSHVSEYKCGEAYRGKRVLVVGCGNSGMEVCLDLCDHNALPSMVVRDAVHVLPREMFGVATFSVAVFLLRFLPLWLVDAVLVLLARLFLGDLEKLGIRRPAGGPLELKNARGRTPVLDIGALARIRSGHIQVVPGIKRFFRGGAELVDGRRVAADAVILATGYHSNVPQWLKGSDFFTQEGYPRVPFPHGWKGESGLYSVGFTRRGLSGVSSDAVKVAQDIAVEWEKQTSTR from the exons ATGGAGGCAGCAGACGCATCGTCAGCGCCGCCGCCTGCGGAAGGCCGGGTGGTGTGGGTGAACGGGCCCATCGTGGTGGGCGCGGGGCCGGGGGGCCTGTCGGTGGCGGCGTGCCTGCGGGCGCGCGGTGTTCCGTGCGTGGTGCTCGACCGCGCCGACTGCATCGCGTCGCTCTGGCAGCGCCGCACCTACGACCGCCTCCGCCTGCACCTGCCGCGCCAGTTCTGCGAGCTCCCCGGGATGCCCTTCCCCGACCACTACCCGGAGTACCCCACCAAGCGCCAGTTCGTCGACTACCTCCAGGCCTACGCCGAGCGCGCGGGCGTCCAGCCGCGCTTCAACCAGGCCGTCACGTCCGCGCGCTACGACCGGGCCGCGGGGCTCTGGCGCGTGCGCGCCGCCGACGCTCTCGCCGACGACGACGTCGCCAGCGCCGCCTCCACCGAGTACATCGGCCGCTGGCTCGTCGTCGCCACGGGCGAGAACGCCGAGCGCATCGTGCCCGAGTTCGACGGCGCCCAGGACTTCGCCGGCCCCGTCTCCCACGTCTCCGAGTACAAGTGCGGCGAGGCGTACCGCGGCAAGCGCGTGCTCGTCGTCGGCTGCGGAAACTCCGGCATGGAGGTCTGCCTCGACCTCTGCGACCACAATGCCCTCCCGTCCATGGTCGTCAGGGACGCG GTGCACGTCCTGCCCCGGGAGATGTTCGGCGTCGCCACCTTCTCCGTCGCCGTCTtcctgctccgcttcctgccgctCTGGCTGGTGGACGCCGTCCTCGTCCTGCTCGCGCGCCTCTTCCTCGGCGACCTGGAGAAGCTCGGCATCCGGCGCCCCGCCGGGGGCCCTCTCGAGCTCAAGAACGCCAGGGGCAGGACCCCCGTGCTGGACATCGGCGCCCTCGCCAGGATCCGCTCCGGCCACATACAGGTCGTGCCGGGCATCAAGAGGTTCTTCCGTGGCGGCGCCGAGCTCGTCGACGGCCGCCGCGTCGCTGCGGACGCGGTCATACTCGCCACCGGCTACCACAGCAACGTCCCTCAGTGGCTCAAG GGAAGTGATTTCTTCACGCAGGAAGGGTACCCAAGGGTGCCGTTCCCACACGGCTGGAAGGGGGAGTCCGGGCTCTACTCTGTTGGCTTCACCAGGAGAGGCCTCTCCGGCGTTTCCTCCGACGCTGTGAAGGTTGCGCAGGACATCGCCGTGGAATGGGAGAAGCAAACCTCCACAAGATGA